In Bremerella alba, one genomic interval encodes:
- a CDS encoding MqnA/MqnD/SBP family protein: MAEKKLIRVGHSPDPDDAFMFYALACDKIDTGNYRFEHELVDIETLNRRAFSGELELTAISIHAYAHLHDKYAICSCGASMGDNYGPMVIAKQALTQDELKTKTIAVPGTLTSAFLGLQMYLGQEFEHVVVPFDEIIEVTAAGEYQGKQIDAGLIIHEGQLTYQRQDLQLIVDLGVWWHDRTDGLPLPLGANGIRKDLGDETIREVTRLLKESIVYGLENRQPALDYALQFGRGLDNQLADKFVGMYVNDWTIDFGERGRESVTRFLKEGYELGAIPELITPEFIDG, translated from the coding sequence TTGGCCGAGAAAAAACTGATTCGAGTAGGGCATAGCCCTGACCCGGACGATGCGTTCATGTTCTATGCGTTGGCCTGCGACAAGATCGATACCGGCAATTATCGGTTTGAGCACGAGTTGGTCGATATCGAAACGCTTAATCGACGCGCGTTCTCCGGCGAATTGGAATTAACCGCGATCAGCATCCATGCATACGCTCACTTGCATGATAAATATGCGATCTGCTCGTGCGGAGCGAGCATGGGTGACAACTATGGCCCAATGGTCATCGCCAAGCAAGCGCTCACTCAAGACGAGTTAAAGACCAAGACCATTGCCGTTCCAGGCACTCTGACGTCTGCCTTTCTAGGGCTACAGATGTACCTGGGACAGGAATTTGAGCACGTCGTCGTTCCCTTTGACGAAATCATTGAGGTCACTGCGGCTGGAGAGTACCAGGGCAAGCAGATTGATGCCGGCCTGATCATCCACGAAGGTCAGCTCACCTATCAACGCCAAGACTTGCAATTGATTGTCGACCTGGGCGTCTGGTGGCACGATCGTACTGATGGACTGCCACTTCCCTTGGGTGCCAATGGCATCCGCAAGGACCTGGGCGACGAGACCATTCGTGAAGTGACCCGTCTGCTGAAAGAGAGTATTGTCTACGGTCTGGAAAACCGTCAGCCAGCACTGGACTACGCTCTGCAGTTCGGTCGAGGCCTCGACAATCAACTCGCCGACAAATTTGTCGGAATGTACGTTAATGACTGGACCATCGACTTTGGTGAACGTGGCCGTGAGTCGGTCACTCGCTTCCTGAAGGAAGGCTACGAACTCGGAGCTATTCCCGAATTGATCACACCTGAGTTTATCGACGGTTAG
- a CDS encoding TatD family hydrolase — MEWFDTHAHLFDEGLLPQIDDVIGRAQKAGVGTIVAIGTTLEDSRICVQLAERFQNVYASVGIHPNHSAEANEGDLDEIEQLIPHPKVVAIGETGLDRYWDFAPIELQKQYLQWHVEKSRAYSKPLVIHMRDCEDDIVEWLEASKTEGPLSGILHSYTGNTQLAELGVACGMHISFAGMLTFKKNQELRDVAKTIPADRLLVETDCPYLSPEPCRKQRPNEPALVVHTGACLANERGVDLQEMARTTTANARKLFGIAES; from the coding sequence GTGGAATGGTTTGACACACACGCCCATTTGTTCGACGAAGGGCTTCTACCGCAAATCGATGACGTAATAGGACGTGCCCAAAAGGCTGGTGTCGGAACGATTGTTGCGATCGGAACTACCCTGGAGGATAGCCGGATTTGCGTCCAGTTGGCTGAGCGATTTCAGAACGTCTACGCTTCGGTGGGGATTCATCCTAATCATAGTGCCGAGGCAAACGAAGGAGACCTCGATGAAATCGAACAGTTGATTCCCCACCCGAAGGTAGTTGCCATCGGAGAGACAGGCCTTGATCGATACTGGGACTTCGCCCCGATCGAACTTCAGAAACAGTACTTGCAGTGGCATGTCGAGAAATCAAGGGCTTACAGCAAGCCACTCGTTATTCATATGCGTGACTGCGAAGACGACATCGTCGAGTGGTTGGAAGCCTCGAAGACCGAGGGGCCCCTTTCGGGGATTCTGCATTCGTATACCGGAAACACCCAACTGGCTGAACTAGGTGTCGCATGCGGAATGCATATTAGCTTTGCTGGCATGTTGACGTTCAAAAAAAATCAGGAACTCCGCGACGTGGCGAAAACGATCCCCGCAGATCGTTTGCTGGTAGAAACGGATTGCCCTTACTTGAGTCCTGAGCCATGCCGTAAACAGCGACCCAACGAGCCGGCACTTGTTGTGCATACCGGAGCATGTCTGGCGAATGAACGGGGTGTCGATCTCCAGGAAATGGCTCGCACGACGACGGCTAACGCGCGAAAACTGTTTGGCATCGCTGAATCTTAA
- a CDS encoding flagellar export chaperone FliS, whose protein sequence is MSFASDSTENYLETEVLTATPQKLQLMMINGAIRFAYQAQQLSEQQDKEEAWDRLMRCREIVAQILCSIKDDGSDLMGNVAGIYFFLFQELTDLHAKDEYARLDGVLNVLNEERQTWEELCQQMPEAPQRPTENEREITSSDAEEIMGTLNDNVHSESFEQRLPSSYGDDSGAAFYPNAGGGISFDA, encoded by the coding sequence ATGAGCTTTGCAAGCGATTCGACGGAAAATTATCTGGAAACCGAAGTTCTTACGGCGACCCCGCAAAAGCTGCAGTTGATGATGATCAACGGAGCAATTCGCTTTGCCTACCAAGCCCAACAGTTAAGCGAGCAGCAAGATAAAGAAGAGGCTTGGGATCGGCTGATGCGTTGCCGAGAAATCGTCGCACAGATTCTCTGCAGCATCAAAGATGACGGGAGTGATCTGATGGGGAACGTTGCCGGGATCTACTTTTTTCTGTTCCAGGAACTCACCGATCTGCATGCAAAGGACGAGTACGCCCGTCTCGATGGCGTCTTAAACGTGCTTAACGAAGAGCGTCAAACCTGGGAAGAGCTATGCCAGCAGATGCCCGAGGCTCCGCAGCGTCCCACTGAAAACGAGCGCGAGATCACATCTTCGGACGCCGAAGAAATCATGGGAACGCTCAACGACAATGTCCATTCAGAGAGCTTTGAGCAGCGTCTACCTAGTTCGTATGGCGACGATAGCGGCGCGGCCTTTTACCCTAATGCCGGTGGTGGGATCTCATTTGACGCATAA
- a CDS encoding NADH-quinone oxidoreductase subunit N: MFFTLVNHLTSDTFASLIGFGVELVLCATILVILLARIFAFSERIDSTWFALVGTLVALGVLSPLAPWDISQSPARMVAIGDLPRVEIFTGMLVHDGFSVVIKTFLLVFLLLFFVLVKLTQAHRKPDSPDFVTLVLGSTLGMCLMASTNHVLMIFLAIEMASVPSYVMVAIHRHDRKGSEAALKYAVYGAGTAGVMLYGISLLSGILNSAHLPTMALRLAEMAASGISPAESVIMVMATLMILVGVAFKLSAVPFHQWCPDVFEGATAEVGAFLSVASKAAALALLLRVAVGLTCLESAPLLLVDWENSSANAIAVESEAVGSALGSVRNFVAWLIAAIAAITCTFGNLAAFAQTNIKRLLAYSTIAHAGYMMMAVPAVLALISIDPIAAGQCVGYLGLYIAVYLLMNLGAFAVVAMVRDVTRSEEIRDYAGMIHRSKSFTICLTILLISLVGLPPLAGFIGKFAVFAGLARGYLASGETYLVALLVIGCLNTAISLFYYLRIVKTMTIDPVDADTTPMRNSPSILQTGYLWCLTIPVLVLIVGWDFLNVWIQQAVRGLVS, translated from the coding sequence ATGTTTTTCACCCTTGTGAATCACCTGACGTCCGATACCTTTGCCAGCCTCATTGGGTTTGGGGTTGAACTGGTATTATGCGCGACGATTTTGGTGATTCTCTTGGCACGTATATTCGCGTTTTCCGAGAGAATTGACTCGACCTGGTTCGCCTTGGTGGGCACCCTGGTTGCTCTGGGGGTATTGTCACCACTGGCCCCATGGGACATCTCACAAAGTCCGGCCCGTATGGTTGCGATTGGTGATTTACCGAGGGTCGAGATCTTTACCGGTATGCTGGTTCACGATGGATTTTCTGTCGTGATAAAAACGTTCTTGCTAGTCTTTCTGCTGCTTTTCTTCGTCCTTGTCAAATTAACCCAGGCACACCGCAAACCCGATAGCCCTGACTTTGTGACCTTGGTGCTAGGTTCAACTTTAGGCATGTGCTTGATGGCGTCAACGAATCATGTGTTGATGATCTTTCTCGCAATCGAGATGGCATCGGTACCGTCGTATGTGATGGTGGCGATCCATCGTCACGATAGGAAGGGATCGGAAGCCGCGCTGAAATATGCGGTCTACGGAGCAGGTACAGCGGGAGTGATGCTGTATGGAATCAGCCTCTTGTCCGGAATACTGAATTCGGCCCATCTTCCGACAATGGCTTTGCGTCTTGCGGAAATGGCAGCCTCCGGCATTTCGCCTGCCGAGAGCGTAATCATGGTGATGGCTACATTAATGATACTAGTGGGCGTAGCTTTCAAGCTGTCTGCGGTTCCGTTTCATCAATGGTGTCCTGACGTTTTTGAAGGAGCCACGGCCGAGGTCGGAGCATTTCTTTCCGTGGCCTCGAAGGCCGCAGCCTTAGCACTGCTCCTACGCGTTGCTGTAGGGCTCACATGTTTGGAGAGTGCCCCACTTTTATTAGTGGACTGGGAAAATAGTAGTGCGAATGCCATTGCCGTTGAATCCGAAGCGGTGGGATCGGCACTGGGTTCCGTGCGCAACTTCGTGGCTTGGCTGATTGCTGCGATAGCGGCCATAACGTGTACGTTCGGAAATTTGGCTGCCTTCGCTCAGACGAATATTAAGCGGCTCTTGGCCTATTCCACTATTGCTCACGCAGGCTACATGATGATGGCTGTGCCTGCCGTACTCGCTCTCATCTCGATCGATCCTATCGCGGCAGGTCAGTGTGTCGGCTATCTGGGGCTTTACATTGCAGTCTATCTGCTGATGAATCTAGGGGCGTTCGCCGTGGTGGCCATGGTGCGTGATGTCACACGAAGTGAAGAGATTCGCGACTATGCAGGTATGATACATCGTAGTAAGTCGTTCACGATTTGCCTAACAATCTTGCTGATCAGTCTTGTCGGTCTTCCTCCGCTGGCGGGTTTTATTGGCAAGTTTGCGGTCTTTGCCGGACTGGCCCGAGGGTATCTAGCAAGTGGTGAAACGTATCTGGTTGCTTTGCTGGTGATTGGCTGCCTGAATACGGCGATTAGTTTGTTTTACTATCTTCGTATTGTGAAAACGATGACAATCGACCCTGTCGATGCCGATACAACTCCGATGCGAAACTCGCCAAGCATTTTGCAGACAGGCTATTTGTGGTGTTTAACGATACCTGTCTTAGTATTGATTGTGGGTTGGGACTTTTTAAACGTTTGGATTCAGCAGGCCGTTCGCGGTTTGGTCTCGTGA
- a CDS encoding carboxylate-amine ligase → MSKIEFRANNYPTLGVELELGLIDSKSMQLSSAVQTILDQLPEEEKGQYKPELMQCCLEINTGICHTVDEAEQDLSAKIKRIETVLDKLGLKLWWAATHPFSRWKDQEVTQNQRYLDLLELLQEMARRLVTQGLHVHVGVESGDKAVMLCDRIMQYLPLLLALSGSSPYWEGRDTGLSSHRSKIMEGLPTAGIPTLMRNWSEYVWIVNHMVDTGFINTIREIWWDVRPHHNFGTVEVRICDMPGNMNDVMALTAMTQCLIVYLSRDIDEGAYQHDCHPMMVRQNKWRAARYGTSARLVNSFTFDVETVPEMTKRLVTNLAPLAKRLQCADQLEHCNVIANRPSWAAQQRKLLQETGSAAEMVRILSDGSRLSKAAGSEESTV, encoded by the coding sequence ATGTCGAAAATCGAATTTCGTGCCAATAACTATCCGACCCTTGGCGTAGAACTCGAGCTAGGTCTGATCGATAGCAAGTCGATGCAATTATCGTCTGCCGTTCAGACAATCCTCGATCAATTACCCGAAGAAGAAAAAGGGCAATACAAGCCCGAGCTAATGCAGTGTTGCCTCGAGATTAACACAGGAATTTGCCACACTGTCGACGAGGCCGAGCAAGACCTTTCTGCCAAGATCAAACGCATCGAGACCGTTTTAGATAAGCTTGGGCTAAAACTTTGGTGGGCGGCCACACACCCTTTTTCTCGTTGGAAAGATCAAGAGGTGACCCAAAACCAGCGATACTTAGACTTGCTGGAATTGCTACAAGAGATGGCCCGGCGTCTGGTTACTCAGGGTTTGCACGTACACGTAGGAGTCGAGTCAGGCGACAAAGCCGTCATGCTTTGCGATCGCATCATGCAATACTTGCCCCTGTTGTTGGCGCTTTCTGGTTCGAGTCCTTATTGGGAAGGACGCGACACCGGTCTTTCGTCTCATCGCAGCAAGATCATGGAAGGGCTTCCAACCGCTGGAATTCCGACGCTCATGCGGAACTGGAGCGAGTACGTGTGGATCGTCAACCATATGGTCGACACAGGCTTCATCAATACCATCCGGGAAATTTGGTGGGACGTTCGCCCGCACCACAACTTTGGAACGGTTGAAGTTCGCATTTGCGATATGCCTGGCAACATGAACGATGTCATGGCACTGACCGCTATGACACAGTGCTTAATCGTCTATCTTTCACGTGATATCGACGAAGGGGCTTATCAGCACGATTGCCACCCGATGATGGTCCGGCAGAACAAATGGCGAGCGGCCCGCTATGGGACATCGGCTCGACTGGTCAACTCGTTCACCTTCGATGTCGAAACTGTACCTGAGATGACCAAACGCCTAGTAACCAACTTGGCACCGCTGGCTAAACGTCTGCAATGCGCCGACCAACTCGAGCATTGCAACGTCATCGCCAATCGCCCTAGCTGGGCTGCGCAGCAGCGAAAGCTGCTACAAGAAACAGGATCAGCGGCCGAGATGGTCCGAATTCTATCCGATGGATCGAGACTATCCAAAGCCGCTGGTTCCGAAGAATCAACCGTTTAA
- a CDS encoding M20 metallopeptidase family protein: MTAWQSQLSAEIDQKSDQLVQFRRNLHRFPEVSGEEFQTSLSLYQALGDMGLSVRMGPEGRGVIADLDTYESDGSTVIALRGDIDALPIHDCKQVEYGSQVDGVMHACGHDAHTTLVLGAAQAIQALSKKNALPWPIRSRFIFQPAEETCVGAQAMIKAGALEDVSAIMATHMEPGLPYGKVGFRKGELTANCEEIHITIHGSSGHGARPYEANDPIAAAAQLINTLYLALPRVTQTHEAVVVSFGQIHGGSSANVIPETVQLQGTMRTLQPQTRTETIRHIHRIADGIAMATQTEIEVSFDLGTPAVRNDDNVIDLLKENCVELLGMPGIYEVPRASMGGEDFSFYLDHVPGAMIRLGCATPGVSNWPLLHSTRFDIDERVLPLGANLLARSVIACFEPGSRFNTQLLQSRTTSHPDSASD, from the coding sequence ATGACAGCCTGGCAATCGCAACTGAGTGCGGAGATCGACCAAAAGAGCGATCAGCTTGTTCAATTCCGCCGCAACCTTCATCGTTTTCCGGAAGTTTCTGGCGAAGAATTTCAGACAAGTCTCTCTCTCTACCAAGCACTAGGCGACATGGGCCTCTCGGTGCGAATGGGGCCTGAAGGTCGTGGCGTGATCGCCGATCTAGATACCTATGAAAGCGATGGATCAACCGTCATTGCCTTGCGTGGCGATATCGACGCTCTCCCTATCCATGACTGCAAGCAGGTCGAATACGGCAGCCAAGTCGATGGGGTAATGCATGCCTGCGGTCACGACGCTCATACAACGCTTGTCCTAGGTGCCGCCCAGGCAATTCAAGCATTATCGAAGAAAAATGCGTTGCCTTGGCCGATTCGATCCCGCTTTATCTTTCAGCCTGCTGAAGAAACGTGCGTCGGCGCCCAAGCTATGATCAAGGCCGGAGCGTTAGAAGATGTCTCAGCGATCATGGCCACACACATGGAGCCTGGGCTTCCCTATGGCAAAGTGGGTTTCCGCAAAGGAGAACTGACAGCCAATTGCGAAGAGATTCACATCACAATTCATGGGTCGAGCGGCCATGGTGCACGTCCTTACGAAGCAAATGACCCAATTGCCGCAGCGGCGCAGCTAATCAACACACTCTATCTCGCTTTACCTCGCGTCACGCAAACTCACGAGGCGGTTGTCGTCAGTTTTGGGCAAATCCACGGTGGATCGAGCGCCAACGTTATTCCGGAAACGGTTCAACTGCAAGGAACCATGCGGACGCTGCAACCTCAAACACGCACGGAAACGATTCGTCACATCCATCGTATTGCTGACGGAATCGCGATGGCAACCCAGACCGAAATTGAGGTCAGTTTCGACCTGGGAACACCTGCGGTCCGGAACGATGATAACGTGATTGACCTGCTCAAAGAGAATTGCGTAGAGCTACTAGGCATGCCGGGCATCTACGAGGTTCCGCGTGCCAGCATGGGCGGAGAGGACTTCTCGTTCTATCTGGATCATGTTCCAGGGGCGATGATTCGTCTCGGCTGTGCCACGCCAGGCGTTAGCAACTGGCCTCTTCTGCATAGCACGCGATTCGATATTGACGAGAGAGTTTTGCCGTTGGGAGCTAACCTGTTGGCCCGCAGCGTTATTGCCTGCTTCGAGCCTGGCTCGCGATTCAACACCCAACTCCTGCAGTCTCGGACGACTTCTCATCCCGATTCGGCTTCAGACTAG
- the fliD gene encoding flagellar filament capping protein FliD — MAGIQANTGLITGIPIAETVAQLLAIEAQPRDLLVSRTELINDEASAIAELTASVLSFQFTAKKFETSTLFNTSKATSSNTSFLSATVTGTPRGGNYQFTPIRSAQSQQLLSSGVSSITQPLSSGQIQISHGPKLDDGLSLDQLNGGQGVQRGKIRITDRSGTSAAVDLSYAQTIDDVLNAINGNDDIQVTATVDGDRIKLTDTSGSSTSNLIVQAVGNSSTAADLGLEGINTASITATGADLLSLHTNTLLSSLNDGNGISVNHSAADLSVALRDGSTLEIDLGKAAAPEDFATATTVSGDARLSFNSVQNGSEYDGVQIVFQNNGSITQGNETVVFDGNAKTLSFQIEAGKTTAADVLAALENDATASQYFTAETVNNGLGNGVIDPNKDSVTTVATNGSSAATTTSVDPNAAITLTANGTGGSYDDVTIVFVDDVGVTAGAETVTYDDSDPGNKTLTVRINAGNSTGANVIDAINNDPIASALFTAANGSGSDGTGLIDVTDTAVTSGGVLQSSATTPDDAANGQVNLTAKVKGADSDGYQISYVADETVTQGNEVVEFDADAQTITVRIAQGETTATDVVTALNGNTAFAASFSASKPTSATGDRIIDASIEATTDKGEASEASDPQTLGELIDTINEVDPTKLRAQISDDGDSIELIDLSTDNGGSFSVSSINSSSTAEDLGLTGTSADNTLTSRRLQAGLKTTLLTSLNGGQGLGTLSTIAITDRSGSSANVDLSAAETIEDAIDLINASGLAINAKVNLSGTGISLTDTSGSFSSNFIVANADGTNSAELLNIEHDSTELTVNSGNLGRQFVNENTRLDDLKGGAGIERGKFLIKNSEGDSRLFDITDASFETVGDLIDTINAQLTLNVEARINDRGDGIVLIDKSSGSGKLTVTEGSSINTAASLGLLGTGVEKEVDGVTRTVIEGSEVTTIDIEDGETLEDVITKINDADIGISASSLNTGSGTNPVRLSLVSTISGSEGRVVIDSSQSQFRFDEIVEAQDALLLFGSSSNASAGILTSSSSNKFNEVLEGVSLTVNAASDTAINVNVQVSDEPLVKAAQEFVDQYNALRDKLDSHTFFNEADNSTGILFGSNEALRIDTELGNLITSRLAGNGKFQSLEQLGFEFNDTGKLSLNSTKLTAAFAEDPEAVETFFTRETTGFAHKVYNLTEQFAGRNNSLLVSRAQTLQSRATLNTDRITAMTERLERKSEQLLKQFYNLELTIGKLQNNQTALSQIQYISPDGT, encoded by the coding sequence ATGGCAGGCATTCAAGCCAATACTGGTCTAATCACTGGCATTCCGATTGCGGAAACGGTCGCGCAGTTACTTGCAATCGAGGCCCAACCGCGCGATTTGCTAGTCTCCCGCACAGAGCTTATCAACGACGAAGCGTCGGCGATTGCCGAGCTAACGGCTAGCGTTCTGAGCTTTCAATTTACGGCCAAGAAGTTCGAGACAAGCACTCTCTTCAACACTTCAAAGGCCACCAGTAGCAATACTTCGTTTCTCTCTGCCACCGTTACAGGAACCCCTAGGGGGGGCAACTACCAATTCACGCCGATCCGTTCGGCTCAATCGCAGCAGCTACTTAGTTCCGGCGTATCCTCCATCACCCAACCACTGTCTTCCGGCCAGATCCAGATCAGCCACGGGCCTAAGCTCGATGACGGGCTTTCTCTGGACCAACTCAACGGAGGACAAGGTGTTCAGCGTGGCAAAATCCGCATTACGGACCGCAGTGGAACTAGCGCTGCAGTTGATTTGAGCTATGCACAGACGATCGACGATGTCTTAAATGCTATCAATGGCAATGATGATATTCAGGTTACTGCTACCGTTGACGGCGATCGTATTAAGTTAACCGATACTTCGGGATCTTCGACATCGAACCTCATCGTTCAGGCTGTGGGGAATAGCAGCACGGCGGCCGACTTAGGTCTGGAAGGAATTAACACCGCGTCCATCACAGCAACCGGTGCCGATCTGCTGAGTCTGCATACCAACACGCTGCTTTCGTCACTTAACGATGGAAATGGTATCAGCGTAAACCACAGTGCAGCAGATCTTTCCGTTGCCTTGCGTGACGGATCCACACTAGAAATCGATCTCGGCAAGGCGGCCGCTCCTGAGGACTTTGCCACTGCGACAACCGTGTCAGGGGATGCCCGGCTCAGTTTCAACTCTGTCCAAAACGGCAGCGAATATGACGGCGTTCAAATTGTTTTCCAAAACAACGGCTCGATTACCCAAGGCAACGAAACGGTCGTATTCGACGGGAACGCCAAAACGCTGTCTTTTCAAATTGAAGCAGGCAAGACTACGGCTGCAGACGTTCTCGCTGCCTTAGAGAACGACGCGACCGCCAGTCAATACTTCACGGCCGAAACCGTCAATAATGGCCTCGGAAACGGGGTCATCGATCCGAACAAAGATTCCGTAACCACCGTCGCAACCAACGGTAGCTCTGCGGCCACCACAACGTCGGTAGATCCTAATGCTGCAATTACCCTGACCGCCAATGGAACCGGCGGATCCTACGATGACGTGACGATCGTTTTCGTGGACGATGTTGGGGTGACCGCAGGTGCAGAAACAGTTACCTACGATGACTCTGACCCAGGTAACAAAACGCTTACAGTTCGGATCAACGCCGGCAACTCTACCGGCGCAAATGTCATCGACGCAATTAACAATGATCCTATAGCAAGTGCGTTATTCACTGCCGCAAATGGTTCCGGCAGTGATGGAACCGGATTGATCGACGTCACCGATACGGCCGTCACTTCCGGCGGCGTACTACAATCGTCCGCAACAACGCCGGATGATGCTGCCAATGGTCAAGTTAATTTAACCGCCAAGGTAAAAGGGGCCGACTCCGATGGCTACCAGATATCTTATGTAGCCGACGAGACGGTAACGCAGGGTAATGAAGTCGTTGAGTTCGACGCCGATGCCCAAACCATCACAGTTCGCATCGCTCAGGGTGAAACGACGGCGACTGATGTTGTCACCGCGCTAAACGGCAATACGGCTTTTGCGGCTTCTTTCTCGGCTTCTAAGCCAACCAGTGCTACGGGCGACCGGATCATCGACGCTTCGATTGAAGCGACGACTGACAAAGGAGAAGCCAGCGAAGCCTCTGACCCACAAACGCTAGGCGAGCTGATCGATACCATCAACGAAGTCGATCCGACGAAACTGCGAGCACAAATTAGCGATGACGGCGATAGCATCGAATTAATCGATCTGTCTACCGACAACGGCGGGTCATTCTCCGTCAGCAGCATTAATAGCAGTTCAACCGCAGAAGATCTCGGCCTTACAGGCACGTCTGCAGACAATACGCTCACAAGCCGTAGGCTACAAGCAGGTTTGAAGACGACGCTATTAACCTCCTTGAATGGTGGACAGGGACTGGGCACTCTCAGCACGATCGCAATTACCGATCGCAGTGGCAGTTCAGCGAACGTCGATTTGTCAGCAGCCGAGACGATCGAAGATGCCATTGATTTGATCAACGCGTCTGGCCTGGCCATCAATGCTAAGGTCAACTTGTCGGGAACTGGCATTTCACTGACCGATACAAGCGGCTCGTTTTCCAGTAACTTTATCGTGGCCAACGCAGACGGCACCAACAGCGCCGAGTTGCTCAACATCGAGCACGACTCGACCGAACTAACTGTTAATTCAGGTAATCTTGGCCGGCAGTTTGTGAATGAGAATACCCGGCTCGACGACCTCAAAGGGGGTGCAGGCATCGAGCGAGGAAAGTTCCTTATCAAGAACAGTGAGGGTGATTCTCGGCTATTCGACATCACAGACGCTTCGTTTGAAACGGTCGGGGATCTAATCGACACAATCAACGCGCAGCTCACCCTGAATGTTGAGGCCAGAATCAACGACCGAGGCGATGGCATCGTCCTGATCGACAAGTCCTCGGGCTCGGGCAAGCTGACCGTCACCGAAGGCAGTTCCATCAATACGGCCGCAAGCCTTGGCCTACTTGGCACCGGAGTAGAAAAAGAAGTCGACGGCGTTACCCGCACCGTCATTGAAGGATCTGAAGTCACGACAATTGACATCGAAGATGGGGAAACCCTCGAAGATGTCATCACCAAGATCAATGATGCTGATATCGGCATCTCTGCTAGTTCGCTCAATACAGGGTCCGGTACAAATCCTGTACGATTGTCGCTGGTCAGCACAATTTCAGGAAGTGAAGGACGAGTCGTAATTGACTCGAGCCAATCGCAATTTCGTTTCGATGAAATTGTCGAAGCCCAGGACGCTCTATTACTATTTGGATCTTCAAGCAATGCATCCGCTGGCATCCTAACGTCTTCGAGTTCCAACAAGTTCAACGAAGTCCTGGAAGGCGTTTCACTAACGGTCAACGCAGCCTCTGATACGGCCATCAACGTGAACGTGCAAGTGTCGGATGAACCCTTGGTAAAAGCAGCCCAGGAATTCGTCGATCAGTATAACGCTCTGCGAGACAAACTTGATTCGCATACCTTTTTCAATGAAGCCGATAACTCGACAGGCATTCTCTTTGGCTCAAATGAAGCACTGCGAATCGATACCGAACTGGGCAACCTGATCACTTCACGCCTGGCCGGCAATGGCAAGTTCCAATCGCTCGAGCAGCTCGGCTTCGAGTTCAATGACACCGGCAAACTAAGCCTGAATTCGACCAAACTCACGGCAGCATTCGCGGAAGACCCGGAAGCGGTAGAAACCTTTTTTACGCGAGAAACGACCGGCTTTGCTCATAAGGTTTATAACCTGACCGAGCAATTTGCTGGCAGAAACAATTCACTGCTTGTCAGTCGAGCTCAAACCCTTCAATCTCGTGCCACCCTAAATACCGATCGCATCACGGCAATGACCGAGCGATTAGAACGCAAGTCCGAGCAACTTCTCAAACAGTTTTACAATCTGGAACTGACCATCGGAAAGCTGCAGAATAACCAGACGGCACTCAGCCAGATCCAGTATATCTCGCCTGACGGCACGTAA
- a CDS encoding thioredoxin family protein produces the protein MVKTASTMLPLGTPAPDFSLLNVDSKTVSLADFSDAKALVVIFMCNHCPFVKHLADALADFGRECQQKGVAVVGISSNDVAKHPDDSPEQMVHEAENRGYTFPYLYDEDQSIAKAYKAACTPDFYVFDAEKKLAYRGQFDASRPGGDIAVTGDDLRKAVDAVVEGQAVPEPQMPSIGCNIKWISGKEPEYFNPAGTA, from the coding sequence ATGGTTAAGACCGCCAGTACTATGCTTCCGCTGGGAACGCCTGCTCCCGATTTTTCGCTGTTGAATGTCGATTCAAAGACGGTCTCGCTTGCCGACTTTTCAGACGCGAAGGCGCTGGTCGTAATCTTCATGTGCAATCACTGTCCATTCGTGAAGCATCTGGCGGATGCCTTGGCCGATTTTGGTCGAGAATGCCAGCAGAAGGGGGTGGCTGTAGTGGGGATTAGTTCCAACGACGTGGCAAAACACCCGGACGATTCTCCAGAGCAAATGGTTCATGAAGCCGAAAACCGTGGCTACACGTTTCCTTATCTGTACGACGAAGATCAGAGTATTGCCAAGGCCTACAAAGCAGCTTGCACGCCAGATTTTTATGTCTTCGATGCCGAGAAGAAGCTTGCTTATCGTGGGCAGTTTGATGCCAGCAGGCCCGGTGGTGATATCGCCGTGACTGGCGACGATCTTCGCAAAGCGGTCGATGCTGTTGTCGAAGGCCAAGCTGTGCCGGAACCGCAAATGCCCAGCATTGGCTGCAATATCAAGTGGATCTCCGGAAAGGAACCAGAGTACTTTAACCCAGCCGGCACGGCGTAG